TGAGCGGGGTGCGCGGTTGACGTCTCCCCGCAACGTGGTCGTACGCGCGGCGAGCGCCCGCGACATCGACGAGGTCGCGGCACTCGAACAGGTCGCGTTCTCCGACCCGTGGAGCCGGACCGCGTTCGCGCAACTCGTTGCAAACCCGGCCGTCCTCTTCCTCGTCGCGCGGCAGCTCGACCCGGGCGGGCCCGATCCACTCCTCGGGTATGTGGCCGCGTGGTTCGCCGCCGACGAATCGGAAATCGCCAATCTCGCGGTCGCGCCGACCGCACGAGGCCGCGGGGTCGGCGCGACACTCCTCGACGCGGCGCTCGCGGAGGTGATCCGCCGGAACGCGGCGATGACGTACCTCGAGGTGCGTGAGTCGAACGTCGTCGCCCGGCGCCTCTACGCATCGCGCGGCTTCACCGAGCTCGGCCGTCGGCGCAAGTACTACCAGCGCCCGATCGAAGACGCACTCGTCCTCGGTCGTCCGACGACCGTCGCTACACCGGCGTAGAATCAGCCCACCCTGCGTAGATTCGATGCGGGCGGAATATCCGACCCGTGCTAAGCTGCCCGGCGTGGTCGCGCGACTGCGGCCGCCGGATCCCGGGTCGCCGCACGACACCTGGACTGGACCCTTTCGGACGGAGGACGTATGAGTCGGAGCCTGAACAAAGTCACCCTGATCGGCAACCTCGGTAGCGACCCGGAAATCCGGTCGACCCCCGGCGGCGGTCGCGTCGCGCAATTTTCCCTCGCGACTAGCCGGACCTGGAACGACCAGAACGGCGGCAAGCAGGAGAAAACCGAGTGGCACCGCTGCGTCGTCTGGAACAGCAAGGGCTCGCAGCTCGCCGACATAGTCGAGAAGTACGTGAAAAAGGGCGACAAGCTGTACCTCGAAGGCCGCATCGAGTACCGCCAGTGGCAGGACAAGGACGGCCAGACCAAGTACTCGACCGAGATCAACGTCCGCGAACTGATCCTCCTCGGCGGCAAGCGCGACGGGATGGACGCGGAGATGGATGTAGGCGCGTCGTACGGATCGAACGGCGGTGGTGGAGGCGGGCAGCGCCGCAGCGCGGCGCCGCCCGCCCGTGCCAAGCAGCCGGCCGGCGCCAACAACGCGGGCGGCAACGAGGACTTCGAAGACTTCCCCGGCGCCCTCGCGGACGACGACGACGACCTGCCCTTCTGATCTTTGTAGATTTGCCGGCTCGCCCGCGCCCGGGATCCGCCCGGGCCGCGGCGATCCGTACCGCTTACCGCTGCGATGGCCACACGCGCGCTCGTCACCGGCGGAGCCGGCTTCATCGGTTCCCACGTCGCCGACCTCTGCCTCTCGAATGGCTGCGAGGTCACCGTGCTGGACAACTTCGCCACGGGACGCCGCGAGAACGTCCCGTCCGCGGCGACCCTCCACGAGGCGAGCGTGACCGACGCGGCCGCGCGCGCACTCGTCCGGGACGGCAACTTCGACGTCGTCTTCCACCTCGCCGCACAGATCGACGTCCGCAAGAGCGTCACCGATCCGGTGTTCGACGCGACGCAAAACGTCCTCGGCTCGCTGAACGTGCTCGAGGGCGTCCGCGACGCGAAGGCGAACACGGGACGGGCCCCGCGAGTCGTCTTCGCGAGCACGGGCGGCGCGCTCTACGGCGACTTCGTCACGCCGCCCAACGTCGAGACGTACGCCAAGGATCCTGAATCGCCGTACGGCATCGCGAAGCTCAGCGTCGAGCTGTACATGGGCTACTACGCCCGCCAGCACGGACTCGACTGCGTCGCACTCCGCTACGCGAACGTCTACGGCCCGCGGCAGGACCCGCACGGCGAGGCCGGCGTCGTCGCGATCTTCTGCGACCGCATCCTCGACGGCCGCGCGATGACGACGTTCGGCGACGGCTCGCAGACGCGAGACTACGTGTTCGTCAAGGACGTCGCGCGCGCGAACTGGCGCGCCGCGACGATCGCGCTCCCGCCGGTCGGACCGCTCGACGCGCGCGCGTTCAACATCGGGACGGGCATCGAAACGTCGGTCAACGACCTCGCGCAACAGCTCAAGGCCGCCGCCGGCAGCGAGACCCCGGTCGAACACGCGCCGGCCCGCGCGGGCGAGATCCAGCGCAGCGCGCTCGTCATCGACAAGGCGCGCGACGTCCTCGGCTGGACCCCGCAGGTCGCACTGCACGACGGACTCCGCGAGACGTTCGAGTTCTTTGCGGCCCGGCGCGCCGCCCCCGCAACGGCGGCTGCCTAACGACGCGCGCATGTCCGGCAGTGTCGTCGACCTCGTGCTGGCCGGCTCGCCGGCCACGCGCGCGGTGCTGGTCCTCCTGCTCGTACTGTCCCTGCTCAGTTGGGGCGTGATGTTCGCGAAGACGGTCGAGTTCCGCCGCGTCGAGGCGGCCGGGCGCGCCTTCGTGCGCTCGGTCGAAGCCGCGTCGTCGCTCGCCGGTGCGGAAGACGCGGCGTCGCGCGCGACGCCGACGCCGTTCACCGACGTGTTCGGCCGCGCCCGCCGCTTCCTCGCCGAAACTCGCCCGGCCCTGGGCGGCACGGCGGAGCGCGCGCCGCGCCTCAGCCAGTCTCAGGTCGAGGCGCTCCGACTCGTCCTCGACGCCGAAGCCGACCTCGGCCGCGACCGGCTCGGCCGCTTCGTGGGCTGGCTCGCGACGATCGGTTCGGTGAGCCCGCTCATCGGCCTCTTCGGCACCGTACTCGGCGTCATCTCGGCGTTCGCCGGCATCGCGCGCCAGGGCTCGGGCAACCTCGCCGCCGTCGCGCCCGGCGTGGCCGAAGCGCTCGTCGCGACCGCGGCGGCGCTCGCCGTCGCGATCCCGGCGGTGTTCGCGTACAACGTGTTCGCCTCGCGCCTCAACCGCGTCGCCGGCGAACTCGACGGCTTCGGGTCCGAACTCGTCGCCCTCCTCGTGCGCGAAGAGCGCATCTGACCCGCCGCGCACCCGGTACTCGCGAACGTGGCAGCGCGACGACGGCGCGAGCGGGCGCCGCTCAACGCAGACATCAACGTCGTCAGCCTCATCGACGTCATGATGCTGCTGATGATCATCTTCATGCTCACGGCGCCCATGATGCAGGGCGGGGTCGACGTCGCACTGCCACGCGCCGCCGCGCGACCGCTCACGACACGCTCCGGCGTGACCGTGACGCTCGCGCGCGACGGCCGCAGTTACGTCGACGACGCCCCGGTCGCCCCCGACCGCCTCGCGCCAACCCTCGCGGCACGCGCCGACGCGCGCCAGGGCGGCGTGTTCCTACGCGCCGACAGCGGCGTGTCATACGGTGCCGTCGTGCGCGTCCTCGCGGGACTGCGCGCGGCAGGCCTCGAGAACGTCGGACTGGTCGCGACGACCGACCCGGGCTCGTGAGCGGGGCGGTCGCGCCGCCGTCGCACGCGTCGGTCGCCGCTGCCGCCCGCGCACGGCGCGCCGGTCGCGCTAGCCCGATCGGCCGCGGCATCTCCGCGTCCGTCGCCGCCCACGCACTCGCGATCGTCGCGATCCTGCTCGTCGCGCGCGACCGGTCGCGCCCGACCGCGCCGCCGGTGTACCGCGTCACGTTAGTCGCCGCCCCCGCGGGATCGTCGGTTCAGCCGACGACCGCCGCGCCCGACGTCGGCACGCGCGTATCGCCGAGCCCAGCCCCGACGTCGGACGCGGCGCCGCCGGCGCCGGCCATGTCCGCGCCTCGTGTGCTGCCGGTGCCGCGAGCAGTACCCCCGCACGTGGCGACGTCGGACGGCGGACCTCACGCGTTGATCGCACCGCCCGTGCGTGCGCCGTTGCGCGCGACGCCGCGTCCGACGGCACCGGCCGTTGCGACGCATCACGCGTCGCCGCCGAGTCCGATCATACCGAGCAGCGCGCCCAAGCGCTCGGTGCTCGCCGCGGCCAACACCGCGACGACGCCACGCCGGCCAGTGCCCCCATCACACGCGGCCGACGCGCCGGCAGCCAAGCGCAGTGTTACGAGCGCCGTCGCGAGTCACCCGACGTCGCCGGAGCCAGTGGCGTCCAAGCATCCCACGCGTACCGCGTCGACGTCGAACGCAGCTCCCCCGAACGCGTCCGCGGCCCCGACGCGCGCTTCGGCCGATTCCCGTCGTCCCGGTCAGCCGGCCTCGCAACACGCGCCGTCCAAGGCGACCGCCGCGGTCAAGGGCGCGACCGGGACGACCGCCGCGAGAGGGCACGACGTCGCCGACGTGCGCGTCGTCGGGCTCGAATTCCCATACCCGGGATACCTCGACAATCTCGTCCGGCAGGTCCGCCTGCGGTTCGAGCCGACGCAGGCGAGCGCGGGCCTGCATGCCGATCTCGCGTTCGTCGTCGGCCGCGACGGCGCGGTGACGGGATTGCGCGTCGTGCGCGGCTCCGGTAGCTACGCGTTCGACCTCGAGGCGCAGGGGGCCGTCGAAGCGGCGGGCGCCGCGCGCGCGTTCGGCCCGCTTCCCGACAGGTTCCACGCCCCGGCGTTGCCGGTGACGTTCAGCTTCGACCCACGCGCCACACCGTGAGAACCAACGTTGCTGCGGTCGTGCCGCGTTCGCTGAGCCGCGCGCTCGTCGCGCTGACCGTCTGTACGCTGCCGGGCGCGGTGCGTCTCGCCGCGCAGGACACGACGCGCGCCGGCGTCAGCGTGCGACTCGCGTACGACACGCGCACGCGCCCGACGCTGCTCGTGCCGCCC
This is a stretch of genomic DNA from Gemmatimonadetes bacterium T265. It encodes these proteins:
- a CDS encoding UDP-glucose 4-epimerase; the protein is MATRALVTGGAGFIGSHVADLCLSNGCEVTVLDNFATGRRENVPSAATLHEASVTDAAARALVRDGNFDVVFHLAAQIDVRKSVTDPVFDATQNVLGSLNVLEGVRDAKANTGRAPRVVFASTGGALYGDFVTPPNVETYAKDPESPYGIAKLSVELYMGYYARQHGLDCVALRYANVYGPRQDPHGEAGVVAIFCDRILDGRAMTTFGDGSQTRDYVFVKDVARANWRAATIALPPVGPLDARAFNIGTGIETSVNDLAQQLKAAAGSETPVEHAPARAGEIQRSALVIDKARDVLGWTPQVALHDGLRETFEFFAARRAAPATAAA
- the exbB-3 gene encoding biopolymer transporter ExbB; the encoded protein is MRPGAPPPQRRLPNDARMSGSVVDLVLAGSPATRAVLVLLLVLSLLSWGVMFAKTVEFRRVEAAGRAFVRSVEAASSLAGAEDAASRATPTPFTDVFGRARRFLAETRPALGGTAERAPRLSQSQVEALRLVLDAEADLGRDRLGRFVGWLATIGSVSPLIGLFGTVLGVISAFAGIARQGSGNLAAVAPGVAEALVATAAALAVAIPAVFAYNVFASRLNRVAGELDGFGSELVALLVREERI
- a CDS encoding protein TolR; the encoded protein is MAARRRRERAPLNADINVVSLIDVMMLLMIIFMLTAPMMQGGVDVALPRAAARPLTTRSGVTVTLARDGRSYVDDAPVAPDRLAPTLAARADARQGGVFLRADSGVSYGAVVRVLAGLRAAGLENVGLVATTDPGS
- the rimI gene encoding ribosomal-protein-alanine acetyltransferase, producing MTSPRNVVVRAASARDIDEVAALEQVAFSDPWSRTAFAQLVANPAVLFLVARQLDPGGPDPLLGYVAAWFAADESEIANLAVAPTARGRGVGATLLDAALAEVIRRNAAMTYLEVRESNVVARRLYASRGFTELGRRRKYYQRPIEDALVLGRPTTVATPA